A portion of the Achromobacter sp. MFA1 R4 genome contains these proteins:
- a CDS encoding LysR substrate-binding domain-containing protein: MELRQLRYFVRVVEAGSIGRAAMSIGMVTSALSQQISRLEGELSTRLLQRSASGVVPTDAGLAFFRQAQLALRHADDAVQAAQQARLAGHVSVGLPSTTAAVLGAPFLKAMNERYPDIRLHLVEALSGHLTDMLNGRLLDLAIVFHAESARRWSVMPLLDEPLFLFARPDMPGVPAMPAGGTTRLEAIADLPLVLPSGRHGLRALVNNAFLQLGRTPRVVAEVDGLSLLMDVVQQGAAATIQPSSATARIAPGQLQMARIDDAHLFRSNLLASLSDEELSPAALAARLVMADVSRTLAREGKWAVVTLHES; this comes from the coding sequence ATGGAACTGCGCCAGCTCCGTTACTTCGTGCGCGTGGTCGAGGCGGGCAGCATCGGCCGGGCGGCCATGTCGATCGGCATGGTCACCTCGGCGCTCAGCCAGCAGATCAGCCGCCTCGAAGGCGAACTGTCCACCCGCCTCTTGCAGCGCAGCGCCAGCGGCGTGGTGCCCACGGACGCGGGGCTGGCCTTCTTCCGGCAGGCGCAGCTTGCCCTGCGCCACGCCGACGACGCGGTGCAGGCCGCGCAGCAGGCGCGGCTGGCCGGCCACGTCAGCGTCGGCCTGCCCTCCACGACGGCGGCGGTGCTGGGGGCGCCCTTCCTGAAAGCCATGAACGAGCGCTATCCCGACATCCGGCTGCATCTGGTCGAGGCGCTGTCGGGGCACCTGACGGACATGCTCAACGGCCGCCTGCTGGACCTGGCCATCGTGTTCCACGCCGAGTCCGCGCGCCGCTGGAGCGTGATGCCGCTGCTGGACGAGCCGCTGTTTCTCTTTGCCCGGCCCGACATGCCGGGCGTGCCGGCCATGCCGGCCGGCGGTACGACGCGGCTGGAAGCCATCGCGGACCTGCCGCTGGTGCTGCCCAGCGGCCGCCACGGGCTGCGCGCCCTGGTGAACAACGCCTTCCTGCAATTGGGGCGCACGCCCCGCGTCGTGGCCGAGGTCGATGGCCTGTCGCTGCTGATGGACGTGGTGCAGCAGGGCGCCGCCGCCACCATCCAGCCCAGCTCCGCCACCGCGCGCATCGCGCCCGGCCAGTTGCAGATGGCGCGCATCGACGATGCCCATCTGTTCCGCTCCAACCTGCTGGCCAGCCTGTCGGACGAGGAACTGTCCCCCGCGGCGCTGGCCGCCCGGCTGGTCATGGCCGACGTGTCCCGCACCCTGGCCCGCGAGGGCAAATGGGCCGTGGTGACTCTTCACGAATCGTGA
- a CDS encoding ABC transporter permease, with protein sequence MRRLANIYRLGIKELWSLARDPMMLILIAVSFTLMIYTAATAVPETLHNAPIAVVDEDHSPLSARIVSAFYPPHFTPPQMVTSAQADAGMDAGRHTFSLNIPPNFQRDVLAGRPAQIQLNVDATRMSQAFTGSSYIQQIVTDEINEFARRYRASSALPVELAVRMRFNPNLTQSWFGALMEIINNVTMLSIILTGAALIREREHGTIEHLLVMPVTPTEIMVAKVWSMGLVVLACAGLSLTFVVRGLLHVPIEGSVALFLAGVALHLFATTSMGIFMATLARSMPQFGMLLVLVLLPLQMLSGGTTPRESMPQFVQHIMLAAPTTHFVELGQAILYRGAGISVVWQPFLALALIGTVLFALSLARFRKTLSQMA encoded by the coding sequence ATGCGGCGCCTCGCCAACATCTACCGCCTGGGAATCAAGGAGCTGTGGAGCCTGGCGCGCGACCCGATGATGCTGATCCTGATCGCCGTGTCGTTCACGCTGATGATCTATACCGCGGCCACGGCGGTCCCGGAAACGCTGCACAACGCTCCCATCGCGGTGGTGGACGAGGACCACTCGCCACTGTCCGCCCGCATCGTCTCGGCCTTCTACCCGCCCCACTTCACGCCGCCGCAGATGGTCACCTCGGCGCAGGCCGATGCGGGCATGGACGCGGGCCGCCATACGTTTTCCCTCAACATCCCGCCCAATTTCCAGCGCGACGTGCTGGCGGGCAGGCCCGCGCAGATCCAGCTGAACGTGGACGCCACCCGGATGAGCCAGGCCTTTACCGGCAGCAGCTACATCCAGCAGATCGTCACGGACGAGATCAACGAGTTCGCGCGGCGCTATCGCGCGTCGTCGGCGCTGCCGGTGGAGCTGGCGGTGCGCATGCGGTTCAACCCGAACCTGACCCAATCCTGGTTCGGCGCGCTGATGGAGATCATCAACAACGTGACGATGCTGTCCATCATCCTGACCGGCGCGGCCCTGATCCGCGAGCGCGAGCACGGCACCATCGAGCACCTGCTGGTCATGCCGGTGACGCCCACCGAGATCATGGTCGCCAAGGTCTGGTCGATGGGACTGGTGGTACTGGCCTGCGCTGGGCTATCGTTGACGTTCGTGGTGCGAGGCCTGCTGCACGTGCCCATCGAGGGCTCGGTGGCGCTGTTTTTGGCCGGCGTGGCGCTGCACCTGTTCGCCACGACCTCGATGGGCATTTTCATGGCCACGCTCGCACGCAGCATGCCTCAGTTCGGCATGTTGCTCGTACTGGTGCTGCTGCCCCTGCAGATGCTGTCCGGGGGCACCACGCCACGCGAGAGCATGCCCCAGTTCGTGCAGCACATCATGCTGGCCGCGCCGACGACGCACTTCGTCGAACTCGGCCAGGCCATTCTCTATCGCGGCGCGGGCATAAGCGTCGTATGGCAGCCCTTCCTGGCGCTGGCGCTGATCGGCACAGTCCTGTTTGCGTTATCCCTGGCGCGCTTTCGCAAGACCCTCAGCCAGATGGCATGA
- the tcuA gene encoding FAD-dependent tricarballylate dehydrogenase TcuA, which translates to MVDVLVIGGGNAALCAALMAREAGASVLLLEAAPKEWRGGNSQHTRNLRCMHDAPQDVLVDAYPEEEYWQDLLKVTGGLTNEHLARLVIRESSTCRDWMRRHGVNFQPPLSGALHVARTNAFFMGGGKALVNAYYRSAEALGVQIRYNAPVNALELDKGRFVAARIGAERIEARACVLAAGGFESNREWLREAWGQNERGEWPADNFLIRGTRFNMGVLLKFMLDAGADGIGDPSQSHCVAIDARAPLYDGGICTRIDCVSLGVVVNRDAERFYDEGEDFWPKRYAIWGRLTAMQPGQIAYSIIDAKAVGRFMPPVFPGVKADTLAELAVKLGLDPATFEKTIGDYNAACRVGKFDHTALDDCHTEGLTPAKTHWARPIDTAPFYGYALRPGITFTYLGLKVDDTAAVRFNDTPSDNLFVAGEMMAGNVLGKGYTAGVGMSIGTAFGRIAGTRAAAAARSQKPAGAQREAA; encoded by the coding sequence ATGGTTGACGTCTTGGTGATTGGTGGGGGCAATGCGGCGCTGTGCGCGGCCCTGATGGCGCGGGAAGCCGGCGCCAGCGTCCTGCTGCTGGAAGCGGCGCCGAAGGAATGGCGGGGCGGCAATTCGCAGCACACGCGCAATCTGCGCTGCATGCACGATGCGCCGCAGGATGTGCTGGTCGACGCGTATCCCGAAGAAGAATACTGGCAGGACCTGCTCAAGGTGACGGGCGGGCTGACCAATGAACACCTGGCGCGGCTGGTCATCCGCGAATCGTCCACCTGTCGCGACTGGATGCGCCGCCACGGCGTGAACTTCCAGCCGCCGCTGTCGGGCGCGCTGCACGTGGCGCGCACCAATGCCTTCTTCATGGGCGGCGGCAAGGCGCTGGTCAATGCCTATTACCGCAGCGCCGAGGCCCTGGGCGTGCAGATCCGCTACAACGCGCCGGTCAATGCGCTGGAACTGGACAAGGGCCGCTTCGTGGCCGCGCGCATTGGCGCCGAACGCATCGAGGCCCGCGCCTGTGTGCTGGCCGCGGGCGGCTTCGAGTCCAACCGCGAATGGCTGCGCGAAGCCTGGGGCCAGAACGAGCGCGGCGAATGGCCGGCCGACAACTTCCTGATCCGCGGCACGCGCTTCAACATGGGCGTGCTGCTCAAATTCATGCTGGACGCCGGCGCCGACGGCATCGGCGACCCGTCCCAATCGCATTGCGTGGCCATCGACGCCCGCGCGCCGCTTTACGACGGCGGCATCTGCACCCGCATCGACTGCGTGTCGCTGGGCGTGGTGGTCAATCGCGATGCCGAGCGTTTCTACGACGAGGGCGAGGACTTCTGGCCAAAGCGCTACGCCATCTGGGGCCGCCTGACGGCCATGCAGCCGGGCCAGATTGCCTATTCCATCATCGACGCCAAGGCCGTCGGCCGCTTCATGCCGCCGGTGTTTCCGGGCGTGAAGGCCGACACGCTGGCCGAGCTGGCCGTCAAGCTGGGCCTGGACCCGGCCACCTTCGAGAAGACGATCGGCGACTACAACGCGGCTTGCCGCGTGGGCAAGTTCGACCACACCGCGCTGGACGACTGCCACACCGAAGGCCTGACGCCCGCCAAGACGCACTGGGCCCGTCCCATCGATACCGCGCCGTTCTACGGCTACGCCCTGCGGCCCGGCATCACCTTTACCTACCTGGGCCTGAAGGTGGACGACACCGCCGCGGTCCGTTTCAACGACACGCCCAGCGACAACCTGTTCGTCGCGGGCGAAATGATGGCCGGCAACGTGCTGGGCAAGGGCTATACGGCGGGCGTGGGCATGTCCATCGGCACGGCCTTCGGCCGCATCGCCGGCACCCGCGCCGCCGCGGCGGCGCGCAGCCAGAAACCTGCGGGAGCACAACGTGAAGCAGCTTGA
- a CDS encoding glutathione binding-like protein, with product MSSLDAFAITKKWPARHPDRIQLYSLPTPNGVKASIMLEETGLPYEPHRVGFESRDQFSPEFLSLSPNNKIPAILDPNGPDGKPLGLFESGAILVYLASKAGQFIPADTAGRFETLQWVMFQMGGIGPMFGQLGFFHRFAGKEYEDKRPRDRYVEESKRLLAVLDQRLQGRDWVMGDQYTIADIAIFPWVRNLVGFYDAGELVGFPQFKNVERVLEAFVARPAVAKGLTIPG from the coding sequence ATGTCCTCCCTAGACGCCTTCGCCATCACCAAGAAGTGGCCCGCCCGGCATCCCGACCGCATCCAGCTTTATTCGCTGCCCACGCCCAACGGAGTGAAGGCGTCGATCATGCTGGAAGAAACCGGACTGCCCTATGAGCCGCACCGGGTCGGATTCGAATCCAGGGATCAGTTCTCGCCGGAATTCCTGTCGCTCAGCCCGAACAACAAGATTCCGGCCATCCTCGACCCGAACGGGCCGGACGGCAAGCCGCTGGGCCTGTTCGAGTCCGGCGCGATCCTGGTGTATCTGGCCAGCAAGGCCGGCCAGTTCATCCCGGCCGACACGGCGGGGCGCTTCGAGACGCTGCAATGGGTGATGTTCCAGATGGGCGGCATCGGTCCGATGTTCGGCCAACTGGGGTTCTTCCACCGCTTCGCGGGCAAAGAGTACGAGGACAAGCGCCCGCGCGATCGCTACGTGGAAGAGTCCAAGCGCCTGTTGGCGGTGCTGGACCAGCGCCTGCAAGGGCGCGACTGGGTGATGGGCGACCAGTACACCATCGCCGACATCGCGATCTTCCCCTGGGTGCGCAACCTGGTGGGCTTCTACGACGCCGGCGAGCTGGTCGGCTTTCCGCAATTCAAAAACGTCGAGCGCGTGCTGGAGGCGTTTGTCGCGCGCCCGGCGGTCGCCAAGGGACTGACCATCCCGGGCTGA
- the tcuB gene encoding tricarballylate utilization 4Fe-4S protein TcuB, with the protein MKQLEALAREAQSFSSSQSGPAPAMAEQPVHFHARGAKPLTETLTDDETEVARVMQICNACRYCEGFCAVFPAMTRRLEFGKADLNYLANLCHNCGACLHACQYAPPHEFAVNVPQAMAKVRMQTYTDYAWPAALGTLYKRNGLALSLATAAGLALFLVLAVVMAGGLFHEPMAGNFYAVFPHNTLALMFGVVFGFSMLALAVGVTRFWRNVSPGAASGAAVAEAAHDALRLRYLDGGHGKGCNNADDAFTLWRRRFHHFTFYGFMLCFAATCVATLYHYLLDLQAPYPILSAPVLLGTAGGIGLLIGPAGLLWLNFKRHPLQGDAAQKPMDRGFIVLLFLTSATGLALLAGRDGGAMALLLAIHLGVVMALFLTLPYGKFAHGIYRSAALLKWSIEKRQPNKLQLGSD; encoded by the coding sequence GTGAAGCAGCTTGAAGCCCTGGCCCGCGAGGCGCAGTCCTTTTCCAGCAGCCAGTCCGGCCCGGCGCCGGCGATGGCCGAGCAGCCGGTGCATTTCCACGCCCGCGGCGCCAAGCCGCTGACGGAAACGCTGACCGACGACGAAACCGAAGTGGCGCGCGTCATGCAGATCTGCAACGCCTGCCGCTATTGCGAAGGGTTCTGCGCGGTGTTTCCCGCCATGACGCGCCGCCTGGAATTCGGCAAGGCCGACCTGAACTACCTGGCCAACCTGTGCCACAACTGCGGCGCCTGTCTGCACGCGTGCCAGTACGCACCGCCGCATGAGTTCGCCGTCAATGTGCCGCAGGCCATGGCCAAGGTGCGCATGCAGACCTATACCGACTACGCCTGGCCGGCCGCGCTGGGCACGCTGTACAAGCGCAACGGCCTGGCGCTGTCGCTCGCCACGGCCGCGGGCCTGGCGCTGTTCCTGGTCCTGGCGGTGGTGATGGCCGGCGGCCTGTTCCACGAGCCGATGGCCGGCAATTTCTACGCCGTGTTCCCGCACAACACGCTGGCGCTGATGTTCGGCGTGGTGTTCGGCTTTTCGATGCTGGCGCTGGCGGTGGGCGTGACGCGCTTCTGGCGCAACGTCAGCCCGGGGGCGGCCTCGGGCGCGGCGGTGGCCGAGGCCGCGCACGATGCGCTGCGCCTGCGCTACCTGGACGGCGGCCACGGCAAGGGGTGCAACAACGCCGATGATGCGTTCACGCTGTGGCGCAGGCGCTTTCACCACTTCACGTTCTACGGTTTCATGCTGTGCTTCGCGGCCACCTGCGTCGCCACGCTGTACCACTATCTGCTGGACCTGCAGGCCCCGTACCCGATCCTGAGCGCGCCGGTGCTGCTGGGCACCGCGGGCGGCATCGGCCTCTTGATCGGTCCGGCCGGATTGCTGTGGCTGAACTTCAAGCGCCATCCGCTGCAGGGCGACGCCGCGCAAAAGCCGATGGACCGGGGCTTCATCGTCCTGCTGTTCCTGACCAGCGCGACCGGACTGGCGCTGCTGGCCGGCCGCGACGGCGGCGCGATGGCGCTGCTGCTGGCGATCCACCTGGGCGTGGTGATGGCGCTATTCCTGACCTTGCCCTACGGCAAGTTCGCGCACGGCATCTACCGGTCGGCCGCGCTCTTGAAGTGGTCCATCGAGAAGCGTCAACCCAACAAGCTGCAGCTCGGTTCGGACTGA
- a CDS encoding tripartite tricarboxylate transporter substrate binding protein produces the protein MFRSRLLARVALAACMTPALPAAHAQSFPAKPITLVVPHSAGGTSDILARTVAAEAAKTLGQTIVIDNKGGANGTIAAKQVASSAPDGYTLLLATASTHGINPSLYSRISYDAVKDFTPVTLLATVPNVLVVGPNVKAGNVQELIAYIRSQGDKTNMGSAGAGTPGHLAGEMFKSEAKLEFTHVPYKGGSPAITDLIGGQIDFMFTTIPGVLPHVKAGTLRALAVTSPERSSAMPDVPTMAESGLPGFQAVSWHGIVAPAGTPDAVVAQLNQALSGALAAPEVKQRLLEEGARASGVNTAAYGKFIQTEITAWAKAVKDSGATAN, from the coding sequence ATGTTCCGCTCACGACTGCTGGCGCGCGTTGCGCTGGCCGCCTGTATGACGCCGGCGCTGCCGGCGGCGCATGCGCAATCCTTTCCCGCCAAGCCCATCACGCTGGTCGTTCCCCATTCGGCTGGCGGCACGTCCGACATCCTGGCCCGCACGGTGGCCGCGGAAGCCGCCAAGACGCTCGGCCAGACCATCGTCATCGACAACAAGGGCGGCGCCAACGGCACCATTGCCGCCAAGCAGGTGGCATCGAGCGCGCCGGACGGCTACACGCTGCTGCTGGCGACCGCCAGCACGCACGGCATCAACCCGTCGCTGTACTCGCGCATTTCGTACGACGCCGTGAAGGACTTCACGCCGGTCACGCTGCTGGCCACCGTGCCCAACGTGCTTGTCGTCGGCCCCAACGTCAAGGCCGGCAACGTCCAGGAGCTGATCGCCTACATCCGTTCGCAGGGCGACAAGACCAACATGGGCTCGGCCGGCGCCGGCACGCCGGGGCACCTGGCCGGCGAGATGTTCAAGAGCGAGGCCAAGCTGGAATTCACCCATGTGCCTTACAAGGGCGGCAGCCCCGCGATCACGGACCTGATCGGCGGGCAGATCGACTTCATGTTCACCACCATTCCGGGCGTGCTGCCGCACGTGAAGGCGGGCACGCTGCGCGCGCTGGCCGTCACCTCGCCCGAACGCTCGTCGGCCATGCCCGACGTGCCGACCATGGCCGAGTCGGGGCTGCCGGGGTTCCAGGCGGTGTCGTGGCACGGCATCGTGGCGCCCGCCGGCACGCCGGATGCCGTGGTGGCCCAGCTCAACCAGGCCCTGAGCGGCGCGCTGGCCGCGCCCGAGGTCAAGCAGCGCCTGCTGGAAGAGGGCGCGCGCGCGTCCGGGGTGAACACCGCCGCCTACGGCAAGTTCATCCAGACGGAGATCACCGCGTGGGCGAAAGCGGTCAAGGACTCCGGCGCCACCGCGAACTGA
- the phbB gene encoding acetoacetyl-CoA reductase encodes MTAKRTALITGGAGCLGRAIAVALHDAGHDVIVTYHSSESATREWIQEEAARGRTFAMYKVDVADFDSCQALARRLAEDGRQIDILVNNAGITRDASLRKMTAQDWAEVMHSNLDSMFNMTQPLCGPMADRGWGRIVNISSVNGSKGAFGQTNYAASKAGIHGFTKSLALEVAKKGVTVNTVSPGYLATRMVQAVPAEVLEEKILPQIPLGRLGQPEEIGALVAFICSDAAGFMTGSNVAMNGGQHMY; translated from the coding sequence ATGACGGCTAAACGCACGGCCCTCATCACGGGCGGGGCCGGGTGCCTGGGCCGCGCCATCGCCGTGGCCCTGCACGACGCCGGCCATGACGTCATCGTCACCTACCATTCCAGCGAGAGCGCCACGCGCGAGTGGATCCAGGAGGAAGCCGCCCGCGGCCGCACTTTCGCCATGTACAAGGTCGACGTGGCGGACTTCGATTCCTGCCAGGCGCTGGCCCGCCGGCTCGCGGAAGACGGACGCCAGATCGACATCCTGGTGAACAACGCCGGCATCACGCGCGATGCCAGCCTGCGCAAGATGACCGCGCAGGACTGGGCCGAGGTCATGCACAGCAACCTGGACTCCATGTTCAACATGACGCAGCCGCTGTGCGGCCCCATGGCGGACCGGGGCTGGGGCCGCATCGTGAACATCTCGTCGGTCAACGGCAGCAAGGGCGCGTTCGGGCAGACCAACTACGCCGCGTCCAAGGCGGGCATCCACGGCTTCACCAAGTCGCTGGCGCTGGAAGTGGCCAAAAAGGGCGTGACGGTGAACACCGTGTCGCCGGGCTACCTGGCCACGCGCATGGTGCAGGCCGTGCCGGCGGAGGTCCTGGAGGAAAAGATCCTGCCGCAGATCCCGCTGGGCCGGCTGGGCCAGCCCGAGGAGATCGGCGCGCTGGTGGCCTTCATCTGCAGCGACGCCGCGGGCTTCATGACGGGCAGCAACGTCGCCATGAACGGCGGGCAGCACATGTATTGA